DNA sequence from the Butyricimonas faecalis genome:
TTTCGAAGATATGTGTTCTTCTGTCGTTGACTCCAATCCAGTAAATGTCTTTTTTGATTTCTCTCGCTAGATTCATATCGGTTATGATTTTATATATTTCTTTTTCTTTCTCGCAAAATTATGAAAAAAAGGCCGTTAATCAGATGGATCAACGGCCTTTTTTTATCGTTTTTCTCTATCCCTTGATAGAGTGAATTTATTTGATTCCAAGTTTTTTGCGAATATCTTTCGGGATGGCATTCTTGTGGACGATGATGTTCATCGTTTTGTATTTCATGAAAGGTTCGGAAGCGTAGAAGTATCCGCCGAATTTGTTGTATTTATTCCAAGAGTTTTTCACGATGTAGTAAACCGTACCGTTCTGGTCTTTTGCTTTACCGATCACGTGCATACCGTGGTCGTCGGTAGTCAGGTAGTTGTCGAACTCTTGTTGTCTCATTTCCTGAGTAATCTCTTTTTCGGGAGCCGGGCCTTGTTTGAAAGCATCCGGGTTTTGGTTGCCTTTAGGCATTGCTTCCCATTTAGCGATCTCGGCGCCGCTCATTTCTTTCGTGTCGGTTGTCGGAACCACGGCAATTCCGGGGTGAGAGGTCTGGAAACCTTTTTCGCTCACGTCGGAAGCCCAAGCAAAAGTGTAGCCGTTGTCGATGGCGTTACTCATCACTTGTGCCAGTTCGTCTAGCGGTAAGTTGTAAGACATGCCCCACAACCAGTTATCCGGAACTTCGATCGCGAATTGTGAGTAGAAGGGGTGGTGAGTGAATGAAGTCAAGCTCACGTAATCATCCATGTTTAATCCGACTACTTCGGCAGCGAAGGTTTTCGGGGTATATTCTTTACCGTTATACTCGAATTTTTCAGGCTCTTCTCCAAGGTAAGCATCCAGAATGCCGTCAAAGCCTTTTTTCCAAGCGGTACTTAATTTTTTGTTTGAGTTTTTGATAACAGCGTTAATGTAACCGGCCAACACGTCATCGATTTCACCGAAAGCGTGGTTGGGTTCACCGTAGTTCAATCCCTTGTACACGTCCATCGGAACGATACCGTAGTTTTGGATTACGTGCATCACGTCGCAGAAAGCTCCACCGACAGCGAAGTTCATGTTTCCGTGCAAACGAACAAATTTGGTTGCTTTGTCGCTGTAAGCGTGTCTTACGATATACATGGCTGAAAGATCGATAGGTTCTTTACCCATACGGATCATTTCTGACTCAAAGAAGGAGATCCCTGACCAGGCCCAGCAGGTACCTGCACGCGCTTGATCCTTTACGGAATTTGCCGGTAATCTCTTGATATCAGTGAATTGGTAACCTTTCGGTTGGTTGTTTTGAACATCCTGAGCATTAGCTAAGAAAGATAGCCCAAAGATGAGAGCGAACATTAAAGATGTAATTTTTCTCATTTTTTTGAAACTTCGATTTATAAATTAATGTATTTGTTATCGCATTTTTGCTTTCGGTCAAAGATACTATTTTATTGGCAATGTTATGAAAGAGTCACGAGTATTAAGAAAATTTTAAGAATTTCGTTTACTCGATGACTTCCCATTTTATACTTTCCCGTTCTACTTTTCTCCACAAGTTGATTTTGGAGAAAAATTTGTATTTCCGGTTGCAAATCCAAAGGAAAATGATCCCGCAAACGAGCATTACCACGGTATCCGTGTGGGAAGCGGTGGGGGCCATGTCTTTGAACAGGGCGTGTGTTTGTAAAGCAGAGGCGTCGTGTGTTACCACGAGGGAAGAGATGACATTGTTGGCCAGGTGTAGTCCCAAGGCCAATTCCAGCCCGTCGTCCCAGATGGCTACCAGTCCGAGGAGTAAACCCATCAAGATGTATTGCGGCATGGCAACCCAAAAGCCGAAGCGATCTACTTCGGGATTGGTGCCGTGGAGTAACCCGAAGGCCAAGCCGGTGAGCAGCAGGGCTACCCATCTGTATTTGAAAAGCAGGATACAGCCCTGCATCAGATAGCCCCGGAAGATGAATTCTTCGAATGCCACTTGGAAGGGGATGAAGATCAAAATGACGATGCACATCATGATGAAGTTGAATGGTTGGAATTGGAATACAAGATGGGAGGTGTCTCCGAATCCGTATTGTGCTCCCAGCAGGACAAGCGTTAAAAGGCCCCATACGGCGGCACCGAAAAATACCCGATTCACGTCAAAGCGATCTCTGCCCGTGAGTATGTCCGTTGTTTTTTTGTGATGAAGAAATTTCACGCATAATAGGAGGGCGACAACACCCCCGGCAAACGTGAATAGCAGGAGGGCCAAGCCTAGGTTGGTGTTCGTGACGGCCAGCAGATTATTCGTTCCGCCGCTGAGCATTTCGGGATGCATGATGATGCTATAAACGGCTAACGGAATTGACGTTACTTGAACCGCTGCAAACACGATGATGAGCGTGAGAATGTAAAAATACCATTTGTTGTTGCCTCTGTACGATTTTTCTAAAAACATAACCTTATTAATTTTAGATTTTAAATTTTAGATTTTAGATTCCAGCCGCACAGGGCTGGCGTTTTTAAATTTTGCGTTCTTAAAATTTTTCATCTACGGTTTTAAGAATGTGTTCCAGGCTATATTCATCGGGAATAAGCACTTGGCGGGCTTTACTCCCCTCGAACGGTCCCACGATTCCGGCCTTTTCCAGTTGGTCGATGATTCTTCCTGCCCGGTTGTAGCCGATAGAGAAGCGTCGCTGGATGGAGGAGGTTGAGCCTTGTTGGGTGTTTACAACCAAACGGGCGGCTTCTTCGAATAACGGGTCTTTTACTCCAAGATCCATATCTCCACTCACCCCGTTTTCCGTGTCGGAAACATATTCGGGAAGGGCGTATGCCTCCGGGTATCCCTGTTGGTCGGCGATGAATTTCGTGATGGCATCTACTTCCGGCGTATCGACGAAGGCACATTGTACGCGCACCATTTCGCTATCCTTGGAGATCAACATGTCCCCGCGGCCGATCAGTTGATTGGCTCCCGGTGAGTCCAGAATGGTACGGGAGTCAATCATGGAGGCCACCTTGAAGGCGATTCGTGCCGGGAAGTTGGCTTTGATGACTCCGGTAATGATGTTCGTGGAAGGTCGTTGCGTGGCAATGATCATGTGAATTCCCACGGCACGGGCCAATTGGGCGATACGGGCAATCGGTTGTTCCACCTCTTTGCCAGCGGTCATGATCAGGTCGGCGAACTCGTCTACCACTACTACAATATAAGGTAGGTAACGATGGCCGTTGTTCGGGTTCAGTTGCCGTTTCACGAATTTTTCGTTGTATTCTTTGATGTTTCTCACGTGAGCTTGTTTCAACAGATCGTAGCGGCTATCCATCTCGATACAGAGGGAGTTGAGCGTGGCGACGACCTTGTCGTTATCGGTAATGATGGCTTCCTCGGCATCCGGTAGTTTCGCCAAGAAGTGTTTTTCAATGACGGAATAGATGCTTAACTCTACCTTTTTGGGGTCCACCATCACGAATTTTAGTTGTGACGGGTGCTTTTTGTATAGGAGCGAGGTGATAATGGCATTCAATCCGACGGATTTACCTTGTCCCGTGGCTCCGGCAACCAGCAAGTGGGGCATTTTGGCCAAGTCGAACGTGTAAGGTTCGTTCGAGATGGTTCGTCCCAATGCTACCGGAAGGGCATATTTGGATTCTTGGAATTTCTTGGACGCGATGATGCCCCGCATGGAAACGACTTCCGGATTCTGGTTCGGCACTTCGATGCCGATGGTCCCAGCTCCGGGTATCGGGGCGATGATACGTATCCCCAAGGCAGACAGGCTTAACGCGATGTCGTCTTCGAGGTTTTTGATTTTCGAGATTTTTATACCGGGGGCGGGGACGATCTCGTACAGCGTGACTGTCGGTCCGATGGTCGCTTTGATTTTGGTGATCTCGATTTTGTAATGGCGTAATGTCTCGATAATCGTGTTTTTATTCTCTTCGAGCTCTTCTGCGGTTACTTTTTGCGAACCGGAAGAGTGTTCTTCGAGTAATTCCAGCGGGGGGTATTGATAATTCGATAAATCGAGTGTCGGGTCATAGTCGGTGTCCGGCAGCAAGTTTTTGGTTAGTTGCTCTTCCAGTTTGTCGGCCATGACGGTCAATTCGATATCGTTATTGGCGTGCGGGGTGTCATCTCCTCCGTGCTCTTCTTGATTTTCATGGTTTTTGTCCGCGTGTAAATCGAAATGATGTTCCGTCGTGAAGTCTTCTTCCGTATCGTGTGATTCCGATGTTTCTATTTTATCCGGATCGGTAATATCGAACTCGTGATAGGAGAAAAGTTCATTTTCAACGGGTGGAACCGTTTCTAGGTTTAACCCGTCTTTTTCTTTGATGTCAACGTCTATTTCTTTTTCTTGCAGGTTCTCCGTTTTTTCGGTTTTTACCGTTTCTTCCCGTTTCCGGACAAGAGCGGCTTCACGAGCTAAGGTTCTCTCTTCTTTGAGTTGGGCTCGGCGGGCGAGATAATTTTTGAGCATGGCCACGCATTTGTTGAAGGCGTTTTCAAAGCCAAAGAAAAGAATGGCGGCAAATGAAACGATCAATAGGAAGAATGAACCGATTTCTCCGATAAAGGAGTTTAGCCAAAAACATACGAAGTAGCCGTGAGCCCCACCCGGGAATACATATCCCGTGGGTAGGAAGGTGAAAATATATCCGAACAGCAAGGAGAGCCAGATGATCAGGACAAAGCTGATGATGATTTTTTTCCCGAATTTTTTTATGTTGCGTCCGGCAATACGTAGTCCGATGATAAATAACAGGTAGCAAAATATGAATGACGATACTCCAAACCATCGGTTTATGAGCAAATCGGAAAGAAATGCTCCCAGTTTTCGTCCCGGGTTCTTGACAACGATATCCGGGTTGGTCATTAATTCCCGGGTTGTTTTGTCAACCAGGCTTTGGTCCATGCCGCCGGTAAAAAAGAACCCGATCAGTGATACCAACAGGTAAATGGAAAATAGCATAAAAATCAACCCTACAACGACACGTGTCCGGGGATCTTTCAGAAAATGAAAGGAGTAGGAGGTACGTGTTTTACCACTCTTTTTATTGTTTATACGTGTTATCATGTAAATTGAAATTATCGAAATCGCAGGTACAAATATACGAAATGTAAAATTTAGAATTTAGAATTTAGAATGAAAAGATTCCGTGATCACGATAAAGGGGAGTTAAAAAGATGGGTAACAGCTTGTCGCTAGCCCAAGGAGAAACATAGTTAAGGTATATTAATTAAGAATTTCTTAATAATCAGTTGGCAAGGATATTGCTACTATTGTAGTACACAAACAAAATGTGGATAGTTTACGTTTAATCTATAAAGGTGATAAAGATATGGCAATGAGAAAATCATTTTTGAATTTAGGGCTTGGGGTTGTTGGCGGTTGCCTTGCTTTCGTGGCAATAGATGCCATGCGAGGAGAAAGTGCCGCTCCGGTTTCAC
Encoded proteins:
- a CDS encoding CPBP family intramembrane glutamic endopeptidase, which produces MFLEKSYRGNNKWYFYILTLIIVFAAVQVTSIPLAVYSIIMHPEMLSGGTNNLLAVTNTNLGLALLLFTFAGGVVALLLCVKFLHHKKTTDILTGRDRFDVNRVFFGAAVWGLLTLVLLGAQYGFGDTSHLVFQFQPFNFIMMCIVILIFIPFQVAFEEFIFRGYLMQGCILLFKYRWVALLLTGLAFGLLHGTNPEVDRFGFWVAMPQYILMGLLLGLVAIWDDGLELALGLHLANNVISSLVVTHDASALQTHALFKDMAPTASHTDTVVMLVCGIIFLWICNRKYKFFSKINLWRKVERESIKWEVIE
- a CDS encoding FtsK/SpoIIIE family DNA translocase, which translates into the protein MITRINNKKSGKTRTSYSFHFLKDPRTRVVVGLIFMLFSIYLLVSLIGFFFTGGMDQSLVDKTTRELMTNPDIVVKNPGRKLGAFLSDLLINRWFGVSSFIFCYLLFIIGLRIAGRNIKKFGKKIIISFVLIIWLSLLFGYIFTFLPTGYVFPGGAHGYFVCFWLNSFIGEIGSFFLLIVSFAAILFFGFENAFNKCVAMLKNYLARRAQLKEERTLAREAALVRKREETVKTEKTENLQEKEIDVDIKEKDGLNLETVPPVENELFSYHEFDITDPDKIETSESHDTEEDFTTEHHFDLHADKNHENQEEHGGDDTPHANNDIELTVMADKLEEQLTKNLLPDTDYDPTLDLSNYQYPPLELLEEHSSGSQKVTAEELEENKNTIIETLRHYKIEITKIKATIGPTVTLYEIVPAPGIKISKIKNLEDDIALSLSALGIRIIAPIPGAGTIGIEVPNQNPEVVSMRGIIASKKFQESKYALPVALGRTISNEPYTFDLAKMPHLLVAGATGQGKSVGLNAIITSLLYKKHPSQLKFVMVDPKKVELSIYSVIEKHFLAKLPDAEEAIITDNDKVVATLNSLCIEMDSRYDLLKQAHVRNIKEYNEKFVKRQLNPNNGHRYLPYIVVVVDEFADLIMTAGKEVEQPIARIAQLARAVGIHMIIATQRPSTNIITGVIKANFPARIAFKVASMIDSRTILDSPGANQLIGRGDMLISKDSEMVRVQCAFVDTPEVDAITKFIADQQGYPEAYALPEYVSDTENGVSGDMDLGVKDPLFEEAARLVVNTQQGSTSSIQRRFSIGYNRAGRIIDQLEKAGIVGPFEGSKARQVLIPDEYSLEHILKTVDEKF
- a CDS encoding C1 family peptidase, whose product is MRKITSLMFALIFGLSFLANAQDVQNNQPKGYQFTDIKRLPANSVKDQARAGTCWAWSGISFFESEMIRMGKEPIDLSAMYIVRHAYSDKATKFVRLHGNMNFAVGGAFCDVMHVIQNYGIVPMDVYKGLNYGEPNHAFGEIDDVLAGYINAVIKNSNKKLSTAWKKGFDGILDAYLGEEPEKFEYNGKEYTPKTFAAEVVGLNMDDYVSLTSFTHHPFYSQFAIEVPDNWLWGMSYNLPLDELAQVMSNAIDNGYTFAWASDVSEKGFQTSHPGIAVVPTTDTKEMSGAEIAKWEAMPKGNQNPDAFKQGPAPEKEITQEMRQQEFDNYLTTDDHGMHVIGKAKDQNGTVYYIVKNSWNKYNKFGGYFYASEPFMKYKTMNIIVHKNAIPKDIRKKLGIK